Proteins encoded within one genomic window of Acidobacteriota bacterium:
- a CDS encoding NADH-quinone oxidoreductase subunit J: MTLGYATWFFYVLAAMAVVSALMVVTRRNPVHSAMFLVFTFFCVAGIYITMSAEFLAAVQVLVYAGGIVVLFLFVIMLVPLQAGVTRLPVTRGAAALLIVALLFTTVMTIYARAARSCAAMGVQTEGPAGNIEAVGIELYTRYLLPFEVASILLLVAMVGAVVLARRET, translated from the coding sequence GTGACGCTGGGCTACGCCACCTGGTTCTTCTACGTGCTGGCCGCGATGGCGGTCGTCTCCGCCCTGATGGTGGTGACGCGCAGGAACCCGGTGCACTCGGCGATGTTCCTCGTCTTCACCTTCTTCTGCGTCGCCGGCATCTACATCACGATGTCGGCCGAGTTCCTCGCGGCGGTCCAGGTTCTCGTCTACGCGGGCGGCATCGTCGTCCTCTTCCTCTTCGTCATCATGCTCGTGCCGCTCCAGGCGGGAGTCACGCGCCTCCCGGTGACCCGCGGGGCGGCCGCGCTCCTCATCGTGGCGCTCCTTTTCACCACCGTGATGACGATCTATGCGCGCGCCGCCAGGTCGTGCGCCGCCATGGGCGTCCAGACGGAGGGGCCGGCCGGGAACATCGAGGCCGTCGGCATCGAGCTGTACACGCGTTACCTGCTCCCGTTCGAAGTCGCGTCGATCCTCCTGCTCGTCGCGATGGTCGGCGCCGTCGTCCTCGCGCGGAGGGAGACATGA
- a CDS encoding NADH-quinone oxidoreductase subunit I encodes MSVGTLVRRFFLVEMAQGMWITLKNHFRPHITMEYPRERPALAPRFRGVPRLRRDPGTAEELCVGCLLCEQICPDDCISIVVDKRPGGKGKMAKSFIIDYERCCFCGLCVDPCPTTPITAIYMSHDYELSDYSRQEFITQREALVDGHPLKRYAK; translated from the coding sequence ATGAGCGTGGGCACTCTGGTCCGGCGATTCTTCCTCGTGGAGATGGCGCAGGGGATGTGGATCACCCTGAAGAACCACTTCCGCCCGCACATCACGATGGAGTATCCGAGGGAGCGCCCCGCGCTGGCCCCCAGGTTTCGCGGCGTGCCGCGGCTCCGGCGCGATCCCGGGACCGCCGAGGAGCTGTGCGTCGGGTGCCTCCTGTGCGAGCAGATCTGCCCCGACGACTGCATCAGCATCGTCGTCGACAAGCGTCCGGGCGGGAAGGGGAAGATGGCGAAGTCGTTCATCATCGACTACGAGCGCTGCTGCTTCTGCGGCCTGTGCGTCGATCCGTGCCCGACGACCCCCATCACCGCGATCTACATGTCCCACGACTACGAGCTGAGCGACTACTCGCGCCAGGAGTTCATCACCCAGCGCGAGGCGCTCGTCGACGGGCATCCCTTGAAGAGGTACGCCAAGTGA